A window of Mucilaginibacter robiniae genomic DNA:
GGGTGTAAAAGCTATTGTTATCCCTACCGCCGGTAATGCAGGTGGAGCGCTATCGGCCTATGCAGCGCGGGCTGGTGTAAAGGCTATTGTTTATATGCCTAAGTTAACACCAGATTTATTTAAAAACGAATGCCGCCTGTATGGTGCCGAACTGCACGAAATAGATGGCAGCATTGCTGATTGTGGTCGTATATCAACTGAGCAGGCGCAGGTAGAAGGTTGGTTTCAAATTGCTACCCTACGTGAACCATACCGCGTAGAAGGCAAAAAAACCATGGGCTACGAAATAGCCGAGCAGCTGAATTGGGAATTGCCTGACGTGGTAATGTACCCAACCGGAGGCGGTACCGGCCTAATTGGTATTTGGAAAGCCTTTGATGAACTGGAAGCCTTGGGCTGGATTGGCAGTAAGCGTCCGCGTATGGTAGCCGTGCAATCTGAAAGCTGCAACGGCTTGGTAAAAGCTATTCAAGGCAATCAAACTACCGCTGAGTTTACTGATGGCGGTTTTACTATTGCCAATGGCTTGCGGGTACCTAAATCTTACGGAGATAAAATTATATTACAGATACTACGTAAAAGCAACGGTACGGCTGTTAGTGTACCTGATGCGTTGATGAACGAGGGTGTGCTGGAAATTGCTCGTCATGAAGGTTTATTAATAGCGCCCGAGGGGGGAGCTTTGTGGCAGGCCTTCAAACAACTGAAAGCTTTGGGTTGGGTCAAGCCACAGGAAAAGGTAGTAATGCTGAATACCGGTAGCGGTTATAAGTACATGGAGAATATTACATTTTAAGCTTTTATTGAGCTTAGAATATTTTAATGTAAGGGGATTGCTAATGAAAAAGCAGTCCTCTTAATGTTTATTGATTGAACGGCATTGGAACGGCCAAAAGGTTGTGATGACGTTAGTGCTTTATGAGAGTTGGTCTGCTCATGGCCGCAGGGGCCTAGTTACTTTTGTCTTAGTCACAAAAGTAACCCAAAAGACAAGGCAGAAAAAAGCTTCTACGCTCATGCCCCGCTCTGGTCCGCTTTTCTGCCAGCCCTACGCCCGTTTTGATTGATTCATTACTTTAACTGAACGCATGACGTTTTTGTAATTGACAGAACTGCGTTTATGCCTATGCAAAGATTGCTTCGTACCTCGCAATGACGCTTTGTTGGGCCACTCACTTTGAACTATATAACCACAAATACCCTTTCTTCTGCGGAATCAGGAATGTTGCGGATAGCATCGGGTAGCCCAAGCACTATCTTACAAAGCAATATAATGTAGCCCAAGTTTTCTCTTTAGTATCTTTCTTTTTTGTATAAAAAAGAAAGTACATCCGCTAACGTAAATAACTTACTTTACTTATCCTCACGAAGAACTAGTTAAAGCTCACCTTTATAAAATTTCAATCAATACAGCCATTTTTACTCATTAAAAATAGATAGTGTTTTTTTTACACTAACTATTGGTTGGTGATTATTTCCGATTATCTTTGACAATCGATTGCATAAGCTAAAATAACCATTAACTTTGGTGCTTTAACCAATTGGTAAACTAACCAACACATATATAAAACACATGTTATTACTTGGTATTGATATCGGAACATCATCGGTTAAAGTATCGGTGGTGGATGCCGAATCGCAAAAAGCATTGGCTTCAGCACAGTATCCTGATACGGAATCGCCTATTATTTCCTTGCAATTGGGATGGGCTGAGCAATCGCCGGATATGTGGTGGGATCAAACCCAGCAAGCGTTGCAGCTTTGTCATAATTCAGGCGCTTATAATCCGCAAGATATTGCCGCTATTGGTATTGCTTACCAAATGCACGGCCTGGTACTGGTGGATAAAAACCAAGAAGTGTTGCGCAATAGCATTATTTGGTGTGATAGCCGGGCTGTAGAGTATGGTGATCGTGCATTTGCAGCTATTGGTGAAGAAAGAAGCTTATCGCATCTGCTGAACTCTCCTGGCAACTTTACCGCCGCTAAGCTGGCTTGGGTAAAAGAGAATGAACCAAAAGTATATGCACAGATTGACAAGATTATGCTCCCTGGCGATTTTATTGGTATGAAGCTTACCGGTGAAGTAACTACTTCCGTTTCGGCCTTGTCAGAAGGGATTTTCTTTGATTTTAAAGGAAATGGCTTATCTGAAGATGTAATGAACTTCTTTGGCTTTAGCGAAGAACTAATTCCGACTATCAATCCAGTGTTTTCAGCACATGGTACTTTATTACCTACTGTTGCCGAAAAGTTAAAGCTGAAAGCGGGTATCCCGGTAGCCTATAAAGCCGGCGACCAACCCAATAATGCCTTATCGTTAAACGTTCTGAATCCTGGTGAAGTAGCCGCTACTGCCGGAACATCGGGCGTGATTTACGGCGTGAGCGATCAGCTGGCTTATGATCCGCAATCGCGTGTGAACACCTTCGCGCACGTAAACTATACAGACGAGCAAAAGCGTTTGGGCATTTTGCTATGCATCAATGGTACCGGCAGCTTAAACCGCTGGACTAAGAGTTTATTTGGCACCAACATCAGCTATGCACAAATGAATGAGCAGGCCAAGCAGGTACCTGCCGGTAGCAACGGTTTGCATGTATTGCCTTTTGGCAACGGTGCCGAACGTATGTTGTGCAACAAACTGATAGGTGTACATTTTCATCATATTGATTTGAACATGCATACCCAATCGCACATTTTCCGTGCGGTGCAAGAGGGTATTGCTTGTGCATTCCGTTACGGTCTGGATATTATGCGCAGTAACGGCATGAACCCGACGGTAATACGTGCCGGTAAAGCCAACCTGTTTTTAAGCGACCTGTTTGCTGAAACTTTTGTAAACGTAATTGGCGTGCCGGTTGAGTTGTACAAAAATTATGGCAGTGTAGGTGCCGCTTTAGGTGCGGGCATTGGTGCTGGTATCTTCAGTTCGCCTGCTGAGGCGTTTAGAGGAATGGAAAAGGTTCAGGTAATAGAACCTGCTCAAACTGATTTTGAAAGTGTTTATCAGGAATGGAAAGTGCTGTTGGATAAACAACTGATTGCCGAACAACAAATTGAAGAAGCAACTAACTAATTTATTTATAAAAGCAATTAAATAATAATTTATATGGCAAGTATTTTAACAGGAGACAAAGAGTATTTTAAAGGCGTTGGCCAGATAAAATACGAAGGACCGGAAAGCGATAACCCATTAGCTTACCGCTGGTATGATGAAAACAGAGTGGTAGCGGGTAAAACGCTGAAAGAGCACCTGAAATTTGCAACTGCCTACTGGCACTCTTTTGTAGGTAGCGGTGCCGATCCGTTTGGCGGCCAGACGCACGTTTTTCCTTGGGATGAAAAATCAGATGTAATTGAGCGTGCCAAAGATAAAATGGATGCTGCATTTGAGTTTTTTACCAAAATAGGTTTCCCTTACTACTGTTTTCATGATGTTGACGTAGTTGACTATGGTAATGACATCAACGAAAACGACCGCCGTTTACAGGCTTTAGTGGAGTATGCTAAAGAAAAACAAGCTGCCAGCGGCATCAAATTGCTGTGGGGTACGGCTAATCTGTTTTCGCACAAACGTTACATGAACGGTGCTTCAACCAACCCTGATTTTCATGTGTTGGCTCATGGTGCTGCACAAGTGAAATCAGCATTGGATGCTACTATTGCTTTAGGTGGCGAAAACTATGTATTCTGGGGGGGGCGTGAAGGTTACATGAGCCTGTTGAATACCGATATGCATCGTGAAATTGAGCATTTTGCTAAATTTTTACATGCGGCTAAAGATTATGCACGCAAACAAGGCTTTAAAGGTAACTTCTTTATTGAGCCTAAACCATGCGAGCCCACCAAGCACCAGTATGATTATGATGCAGCTACTGTATTAGGTTTCTTGCAGAAATATGATTTGATGAACGATTTTAAACTAAACCTGGAAGTAAACCATGCTACCTTAGCTGGTCATACTTTCCAACATGAAATGCAGGTAGCTGCTGATAACGGTTTGTTAGGTTCACTGGATGCTAACCGTGGTGATGCGCAAAACGGCTGGGATACCGACCAGTTCCCGAACGATATTAATGAAGTTACGGAGTACATGTTGGTACTGTTACAATCTGGCGGCTTACAAGGTGGTGGTGTTAACTTTGATGCTAAAATCCGTCGTAACTCAACCGATCCGGCTGATTTGTTCTATGCTCACATTGGTGGTGCCGACGTATTTGCCCGTGCTTTGATTATTGCGGATAACATTCTGCAGAAATCAGATTACAAAAAAATCCGTGCAGAGCGTTATGCATCATACGATAGCGGTAAAGGCAAAGAGTTTGAAGAAGGCAAATTAACTTTAGAAGACTTGCGTGCTTACGCCATTGAAGCTGGCGAACCAGCAGTGATTAGCGGCAAGCAGGAATATCTGGAAAATTTGGTAAACCGCTATATTTAATCTATACTTGTTACCAGTATAAACCAAAAAACTCCTAAGTATAGATTACAATGAGACAACTAACCGCAGGTGACTATACCGTATTTGTCATCTACTTTATTATTGTGGCTGCGTATGGCCTATGGGTGTACCGGCGTAAAAGAAACGCCGATGCGACCTCTAAAGATTACTTTTTAGCTGAAGGATCACTCACTTGGTGGGCCATTGGAGCTTCCTTAATTGCTTCTAACATTTCGGCCGAGCAGTTTGTGGCTATGGCGGGTAATGGTTTCACCATGGGTCTGGCTATCTCAGCATATGAGTGGATGGCGGCCCTGACGCTGGTTATTGTGGCTACATTTTTTATTCCGGTTTACCTTAAGAATAAAATTTTCACCATGCCCCAGTTTCTCAGTCAGCGGTACAATGATACGGTAGCGATGATTATGGCCGTATTCTGGTTGTTGTTGTATATCATTGTTAACTTAACCTCTATTCTATACTTAGGCGCTATTGCGGTGAATGGTATATCGGGTATCAACTTCAACGTGTGCTTGATTGCTTTGGCCGGCTTTGCGGTAATTATCACGCTGGGTGGTATGAAGGTGATTGGCTTTACCGACGTGATACAGGTATTCTTCCTGATTCTGGGCGGTTTG
This region includes:
- a CDS encoding threonine synthase, producing MLEKDTDTIDVQQPTGSLFTHLQCPECGATYDTSSLHNTCTNEDKSTLFAQYDLSGGLTKDILKGRPANMWRYKEFLPVMDAANMITMGEGFSPMLPLQNLQQVAGDNEVFIKNEANNPTGSFKARGISMAVSRAKELGVKAIVIPTAGNAGGALSAYAARAGVKAIVYMPKLTPDLFKNECRLYGAELHEIDGSIADCGRISTEQAQVEGWFQIATLREPYRVEGKKTMGYEIAEQLNWELPDVVMYPTGGGTGLIGIWKAFDELEALGWIGSKRPRMVAVQSESCNGLVKAIQGNQTTAEFTDGGFTIANGLRVPKSYGDKIILQILRKSNGTAVSVPDALMNEGVLEIARHEGLLIAPEGGALWQAFKQLKALGWVKPQEKVVMLNTGSGYKYMENITF
- a CDS encoding xylulokinase; its protein translation is MLLLGIDIGTSSVKVSVVDAESQKALASAQYPDTESPIISLQLGWAEQSPDMWWDQTQQALQLCHNSGAYNPQDIAAIGIAYQMHGLVLVDKNQEVLRNSIIWCDSRAVEYGDRAFAAIGEERSLSHLLNSPGNFTAAKLAWVKENEPKVYAQIDKIMLPGDFIGMKLTGEVTTSVSALSEGIFFDFKGNGLSEDVMNFFGFSEELIPTINPVFSAHGTLLPTVAEKLKLKAGIPVAYKAGDQPNNALSLNVLNPGEVAATAGTSGVIYGVSDQLAYDPQSRVNTFAHVNYTDEQKRLGILLCINGTGSLNRWTKSLFGTNISYAQMNEQAKQVPAGSNGLHVLPFGNGAERMLCNKLIGVHFHHIDLNMHTQSHIFRAVQEGIACAFRYGLDIMRSNGMNPTVIRAGKANLFLSDLFAETFVNVIGVPVELYKNYGSVGAALGAGIGAGIFSSPAEAFRGMEKVQVIEPAQTDFESVYQEWKVLLDKQLIAEQQIEEATN
- the xylA gene encoding xylose isomerase — its product is MASILTGDKEYFKGVGQIKYEGPESDNPLAYRWYDENRVVAGKTLKEHLKFATAYWHSFVGSGADPFGGQTHVFPWDEKSDVIERAKDKMDAAFEFFTKIGFPYYCFHDVDVVDYGNDINENDRRLQALVEYAKEKQAASGIKLLWGTANLFSHKRYMNGASTNPDFHVLAHGAAQVKSALDATIALGGENYVFWGGREGYMSLLNTDMHREIEHFAKFLHAAKDYARKQGFKGNFFIEPKPCEPTKHQYDYDAATVLGFLQKYDLMNDFKLNLEVNHATLAGHTFQHEMQVAADNGLLGSLDANRGDAQNGWDTDQFPNDINEVTEYMLVLLQSGGLQGGGVNFDAKIRRNSTDPADLFYAHIGGADVFARALIIADNILQKSDYKKIRAERYASYDSGKGKEFEEGKLTLEDLRAYAIEAGEPAVISGKQEYLENLVNRYI